Proteins from one Telopea speciosissima isolate NSW1024214 ecotype Mountain lineage chromosome 1, Tspe_v1, whole genome shotgun sequence genomic window:
- the LOC122648724 gene encoding polygalacturonase non-catalytic subunit AroGP2-like — protein sequence MPPRVKAFAWLVSFEKILIHVGGLGKYLTFQFLGSEAENSFSQYWKEHFGLPHPPHWLAAKASPLSLHQVASFMKLMEENELASHLCSFCEQANVACSTNALMKKTMDDTNLPPIAKWNAFKVKYDDLPDISLSVAKQGGLPYFRESMVKEGGSIPVPDLRDQTSYKSFLPRTLASKIPFCFARIKELKKLFAVVDESEMDEYIQVTLKICEKSPTRGEQRTCVTSAEDLIDFVVEKLGHHVRIWSTESIEGSYENATIGSLKLVHGNFSEPPAICHSQPFPFQVYYCHVLSKVKVYAVDIHARKKVNHAIMACHYDTSTWNPNHTAFKLLGFGPGLIEICHWIIENGVVWTKDSRLSNI from the exons ATATCTAACATTCCAATTTCTG GGTTCTGAAGCTGAAAATTCTTTCTCACAATACTGGAAAGAGCATTTTGGTCTTCCACATCCTCCACATTGGTTAGCGGCAAAGGCTTCTCCACTAAGCCTCCATCAGGTGGCATCATTTATGAAACTTATGGAGGAAAATGAATTAGCTTCTCACCTATGCTCGTTCTGTGAGCAGGCTAATGTTGCTTGTTCTACAAATGCACtaatgaaaaagacaatggaTGACACAAACCTGCCACCAATAGCCAAGTGGAATGCTTTCAAAGTAAAGTATGATGACCTCCCAGATATATCTCTGTCGGTTGCCAAACAAGGGGGATTGCCATATTTTAGGGAGTCAATGGTGAAAGAGGGAGGTTCCATACCTGTCCCTGATCTTAGGGATCAAACATCATATAAATCATTTTTGCCACGAACTCTAGCATCAAAAATCCCATTTTGCTTTGCCCGGATCaaggaattgaagaagcttTTTGCTGTGGTGGATGAATCAGAGATGGATGAGTACATTCAAGTCACCCTCAAGATATGTGAGAAGAGTCCCACTCGAGGCGAGCAGAGAACTTGTGTGACTTCCGCTGAGGATCTCATCGATTTTGTTGTCGAGAAATTAGGGCACCATGTACGCATATGGAGTACTGAGAGCATCGAAGGATCTTATGAGAATGCCACAATTGGATCTTTGAAACTCGTACATGGAAACTTCTCTGAACCACCAGCCATATGCCATAGTCAACCATTCCCATTTCAAGTCTATTATTGCCATGTTTTATCAAAAGTAAAAGTATATGCAGTTGATATACATGCTCGGAAGAAAGTGAATCATGCGATCATGGCATGCCACTATGACACATCAACTTGGAATCCAAACCACACTGCTTTTAAGCTGTTGGGTTTTGGCCCAGGCCTAATTGAAATCTGTCATTGGATAATTGAGAATGGAGTGGTGTGGACCAAAGACTCTAGGTTGAGCAACATTTGA